The Myxococcales bacterium genome has a segment encoding these proteins:
- a CDS encoding sigma-54 dependent transcriptional regulator, with translation MMFGTSRVDSAPRAPVMVSEAMRTVTASARDVADTDTTVLLLGESGTGKEVVARFIHEHSPRAAGPWVSLSCAAMPLDLLERELFGAETSGPAEGVSVVRGCFERARGGTLLLDEISELPPLLQSKLLRALETKSVLRVGGLSAVHVDVRLVSTCSRDLRSAVAAGAFRADLYYRLCVFPIVIPPLRERREDIEPLAHHFVNRVAGELGRPAPVLSAAALATLDAHHFEGNVRELRNLIERALIRCRQTVVEATDLFFDPRMEPFTPGPAGANEANWELPVDLAELERLAIKEALRRVGGNRTHAARLLGISLRTLRNKLRAWRESGVPAYAMLAEDSGALCQDRDAPVARSSQSKAGERAA, from the coding sequence ATGATGTTTGGCACCTCGAGGGTAGACAGCGCCCCCCGCGCCCCCGTCATGGTCAGCGAAGCGATGCGAACGGTGACCGCGAGCGCCCGCGACGTGGCCGACACCGACACCACGGTGCTGCTCTTGGGAGAGAGCGGAACCGGCAAAGAGGTGGTGGCGCGCTTCATTCACGAGCATTCACCACGCGCGGCGGGGCCCTGGGTGAGCCTGAGCTGCGCGGCCATGCCTCTCGACTTGCTCGAACGGGAGCTCTTCGGGGCCGAGACCTCCGGGCCCGCCGAAGGCGTCTCCGTGGTGCGCGGCTGCTTCGAGCGTGCCCGGGGCGGAACCTTGCTGCTCGACGAAATCTCCGAGCTTCCGCCCCTGCTCCAGAGCAAGCTGCTACGGGCCCTGGAAACGAAGTCCGTGCTGCGCGTCGGCGGGCTCTCGGCGGTCCACGTGGACGTGCGCCTCGTCTCCACCTGTAGCCGTGACCTGCGCTCGGCCGTGGCGGCAGGTGCCTTTCGCGCCGATTTGTACTACCGGCTGTGCGTCTTCCCGATCGTGATTCCCCCGCTGCGCGAACGGCGAGAGGACATCGAGCCCCTGGCCCATCACTTCGTCAACCGTGTGGCGGGCGAACTAGGCCGCCCTGCGCCGGTACTCTCGGCGGCAGCTCTCGCCACTTTGGATGCGCATCACTTCGAGGGGAACGTCAGGGAGCTGCGCAACCTCATCGAGCGGGCGCTCATCCGCTGCCGCCAGACGGTGGTCGAGGCGACCGATCTGTTCTTCGACCCGCGTATGGAGCCGTTCACTCCCGGGCCCGCGGGGGCCAACGAAGCCAACTGGGAATTGCCCGTGGATCTCGCGGAGCTCGAGCGCTTGGCCATCAAGGAAGCGCTTCGCCGTGTGGGGGGCAACAGGACGCACGCCGCGCGCCTTTTGGGCATCAGCTTGCGTACATTGCGGAACAAGCTGCGCGCCTGGCGCGAAAGCGGCGTGCCGGCTTACGCCATGCTCGCCGAAGACAGCGGCGCGCTCTGCCAGGATCGTGACGCGCCCGTGGCACGTTCTTCGCAGAGCAAGGCAGGAGAACGCGCAGCGTGA
- the flgB gene encoding flagellar basal body rod protein FlgB — MRLFDTTLTQVERSLDVRLSRQGVLAGNVANADTPGFKPKDVDFLAAMSQVMRESQSLTRTNPLHVDASGQLGADAAPVDSYVKEVSGGTPSFDGNEVDLDTTMSSMAENAIQYGANARAATAKLAILKYVVSEGS; from the coding sequence ATGAGGCTTTTCGACACGACTTTGACCCAGGTAGAGCGCTCGCTCGACGTGCGGCTTTCACGTCAGGGCGTGCTGGCCGGGAACGTGGCGAACGCAGACACACCCGGCTTCAAGCCGAAGGACGTCGATTTCCTTGCGGCCATGAGCCAGGTGATGCGCGAGAGCCAAAGCTTGACGCGCACGAACCCCTTGCACGTGGATGCCTCGGGTCAGCTGGGCGCGGACGCGGCACCGGTCGATAGCTACGTCAAGGAAGTGTCTGGGGGCACGCCTTCGTTCGACGGCAACGAGGTGGATCTCGACACCACGATGTCCAGCATGGCCGAGAACGCCATTCAGTACGGCGCCAACGCGCGCGCCGCCACCGCCAAACTGGCCATTTTGAAGTACGTCGTCAGCGAAGGTTCGTGA
- the flgC gene encoding flagellar basal body rod protein FlgC, with product MDFFTALRISGSGLSVERARVNLASSNLANAEVTRTAAGGPYRRLDPVIESVPFDDYLSGGAGPSAVRVAQVVTDQTPGRQVYSPGHPDADAQGFVTFPNVNPIHEVVNLMSASRGYEANATAVDTVKGMAQRALDIVR from the coding sequence ATGGATTTTTTCACCGCGCTTCGGATCAGTGGGTCTGGACTCTCCGTGGAACGCGCCCGCGTGAACTTGGCGTCGTCGAACCTGGCGAACGCCGAGGTCACGCGCACGGCGGCGGGGGGGCCCTATCGGCGGCTGGATCCCGTCATCGAGTCGGTGCCCTTCGACGATTACCTCTCGGGCGGGGCAGGCCCTTCCGCCGTGCGGGTGGCGCAGGTGGTGACGGACCAAACACCGGGCCGCCAGGTCTACAGCCCCGGACACCCGGACGCCGACGCGCAGGGGTTCGTGACGTTTCCCAACGTGAACCCCATCCACGAGGTGGTCAACCTCATGTCGGCCTCGCGTGGCTACGAGGCGAACGCCACGGCGGTGGACACGGTCAAGGGCATGGCCCAGCGGGCGCTGGACATCGTGCGCTGA
- the fliE gene encoding flagellar hook-basal body complex protein FliE: MNIENRIQSLTVEGPEAARPEGLSRPGAAGKGESFGNVLTKAVGELDRLQLEADHEVKKVALGEGNLHEMALALEKANISMRLALKVKSKVLDAYQQVMRMGV; encoded by the coding sequence ATGAACATCGAGAACCGCATTCAATCGCTGACCGTCGAGGGGCCCGAGGCGGCGCGTCCCGAGGGCCTGTCCCGCCCCGGGGCGGCGGGCAAAGGCGAGAGCTTCGGCAACGTGCTCACCAAGGCCGTGGGCGAGCTGGATCGGTTACAGCTCGAGGCCGATCACGAGGTGAAGAAGGTGGCCCTGGGCGAGGGAAACCTTCACGAGATGGCCTTGGCGCTCGAAAAAGCGAACATCTCGATGCGCCTCGCGCTCAAGGTGAAGTCGAAGGTGTTGGACGCGTACCAGCAAGTCATGCGGATGGGTGTTTAG
- the fliF gene encoding flagellar M-ring protein FliF — protein sequence MEPLLNQLRELPKRFLALSNGVKIALLGVVGLLVTSVVVASILANGGTYQYVFTNLTPEDAAEAASQLKVAGLPFRMEAGGTALAVPSAKVYDARLLLAGSGLPRGGGVGFEIFDKGDLGVSEFTQKVNLRRATEGELARTLGRLSAVRSARVHITFAQHGLYRDEDKEASAAVVVNLQPGRTLGERELQGMRHLVSSAVPGLRAEAVTVVDGQGAVLAGDEAPGGKASDQQRQMERALERRVVELLSRAVGPEAVEAKVSVTLDSSQVESTADKYDPEGSAVRSERVTAEQTAQGGPKAGGVAGAAANQPLTNVGGGVAGSQSGSSNREDEVRNFEISKVTTHTVTQAPRVQRLSVAVLLDGVDGKPRSAEDVARLGELAKSAVGFDAARGDQFQISSTVFAQPGGTNAAAAPHFFATPAARYGGMAAAALLVGLIVVAFVLRRKKARAEVEKEVALLKPGSSVAELERAIADAQPTEALEGMPERPALADPNVVTRDRARELAMQDPERAARLLKAWIQTDIEEKAKEEEAKRAAT from the coding sequence GTGGAACCCCTGCTGAACCAGCTGCGCGAGCTGCCCAAGAGGTTCCTTGCCCTCTCGAACGGGGTGAAGATCGCGCTGCTCGGGGTGGTGGGCCTCCTGGTCACCTCCGTGGTGGTGGCCTCGATTCTGGCCAACGGTGGCACGTACCAGTACGTATTCACCAACCTGACGCCCGAGGACGCGGCCGAGGCGGCGTCGCAGCTCAAGGTTGCAGGGCTGCCGTTCCGGATGGAGGCTGGGGGTACCGCGCTGGCCGTGCCCTCGGCGAAGGTCTACGACGCGCGGCTCCTGTTGGCCGGCTCGGGCCTGCCCCGGGGCGGCGGCGTGGGCTTCGAGATCTTCGACAAGGGCGATCTGGGTGTCTCCGAGTTCACGCAGAAGGTGAACCTGCGCCGCGCGACCGAAGGGGAGCTGGCCCGCACGCTGGGGCGGCTGTCCGCCGTGCGCAGCGCGCGGGTTCACATCACGTTCGCGCAGCACGGCCTTTACCGCGACGAGGACAAAGAGGCTTCGGCCGCTGTGGTGGTGAATCTGCAGCCGGGGCGCACGCTCGGCGAGCGGGAGCTGCAGGGGATGCGGCACCTCGTGAGCTCGGCAGTGCCCGGGCTGCGGGCCGAGGCCGTTACGGTGGTGGATGGTCAGGGCGCCGTGCTGGCGGGCGATGAAGCCCCAGGCGGCAAGGCTTCGGACCAGCAGCGCCAGATGGAGCGTGCGCTCGAGCGGCGCGTGGTGGAGCTGCTCTCGCGCGCGGTGGGCCCGGAGGCCGTGGAAGCGAAGGTCTCCGTGACCCTGGACAGCTCCCAGGTCGAGAGCACGGCCGACAAATACGATCCCGAAGGCAGCGCCGTGCGCAGCGAGCGGGTCACGGCCGAACAGACGGCGCAAGGGGGCCCGAAAGCGGGCGGCGTGGCGGGCGCCGCCGCGAACCAGCCGCTCACGAACGTGGGCGGTGGCGTGGCGGGATCCCAATCGGGCAGCAGCAACCGGGAAGACGAAGTTCGCAACTTCGAAATCTCGAAGGTGACCACCCACACGGTCACGCAGGCACCGCGGGTGCAGCGCCTGTCGGTGGCCGTGTTGCTCGACGGAGTCGACGGCAAGCCCCGTTCGGCCGAGGACGTCGCGCGGCTCGGTGAGCTGGCGAAGAGCGCCGTGGGGTTCGACGCCGCGCGCGGAGATCAGTTCCAGATCAGTAGCACCGTGTTCGCGCAGCCAGGAGGCACCAACGCGGCGGCGGCACCCCACTTCTTTGCCACCCCGGCGGCCCGCTACGGAGGCATGGCCGCGGCGGCCTTGCTGGTGGGTCTCATCGTCGTGGCCTTCGTGCTGCGTCGGAAGAAGGCGCGCGCCGAGGTCGAAAAGGAAGTGGCTTTGCTCAAGCCGGGATCTTCAGTGGCCGAGCTCGAACGCGCCATCGCGGACGCCCAACCTACCGAGGCGCTCGAGGGCATGCCCGAACGCCCGGCCCTTGCGGATCCGAACGTCGTCACCCGCGATCGGGCGCGCGAGCTGGCCATGCAGGATCCCGAGCGCGCCGCGCGCTTGCTGAAGGCCTGGATCCAGACCGACATCGAAGAAAAGGCCAAGGAAGAGGAGGCCAAACGTGCTGCCACCTGA
- a CDS encoding flagellar motor switch protein FliG gives MLPPDEEEELPRERAGPRTRKAAAVLVGLGPEFAAEVFRHLDEATVRKIALGAKELRHDKNAVPESLREFVDALEAVGGDAAAGDNMLRAVATQVLGAERASRAFDGVAAPPAVDEALGPIANADPEALAMVLSREQPQTVALVLGAMERERAGQVMRRMPEANRGPILARLATLESVSPEILYEVAQALALELRASAAGGMRQFDGRGAAVDLLRRAPVAQQTEVVQAIEENDPELAAELRSRLFTFEDLVNLSDRDVQTFLREVDTGRLAIALKGSADAVREKILKNMSTRGAEMLRDEIGAMGPMKLSAVDESQGELVKIAFTLAEQGRITMVGPADRMV, from the coding sequence GTGCTGCCACCTGACGAAGAAGAGGAGCTCCCGCGAGAGAGGGCGGGACCGCGCACGCGCAAAGCCGCCGCCGTGCTGGTGGGCCTGGGCCCCGAGTTTGCGGCCGAGGTCTTCCGCCACCTGGACGAGGCGACCGTGCGCAAGATCGCGCTTGGCGCGAAGGAACTGCGCCACGACAAGAACGCCGTGCCCGAATCCCTGCGCGAGTTCGTCGACGCGCTCGAGGCCGTGGGGGGCGACGCGGCCGCGGGTGACAACATGCTGCGTGCGGTGGCCACCCAGGTGCTGGGCGCCGAGCGCGCCAGCCGAGCCTTCGATGGGGTGGCAGCGCCGCCCGCCGTGGATGAGGCCTTGGGGCCGATCGCGAACGCCGATCCCGAGGCTTTGGCGATGGTGCTTTCGCGAGAGCAGCCGCAAACCGTGGCGCTCGTCTTGGGCGCGATGGAACGCGAGCGCGCAGGTCAGGTGATGCGGCGGATGCCCGAGGCCAACCGGGGTCCGATCCTCGCCCGCCTGGCCACGCTCGAGTCGGTCTCACCCGAGATCCTCTACGAGGTGGCTCAGGCGCTTGCTCTGGAGCTCCGCGCCTCCGCCGCGGGCGGCATGCGCCAGTTCGATGGCCGGGGAGCTGCCGTGGATCTTCTGCGTCGGGCGCCCGTGGCGCAACAGACCGAGGTCGTTCAGGCGATCGAGGAAAACGATCCCGAACTGGCCGCCGAGCTGCGGTCTCGCCTGTTCACCTTCGAGGATCTCGTCAACTTGTCGGACCGAGACGTTCAGACCTTCTTGCGCGAGGTGGATACCGGGCGCCTGGCCATTGCGCTCAAGGGCTCGGCGGACGCCGTGCGGGAAAAGATCCTCAAGAACATGTCTACCCGTGGCGCCGAGATGCTGCGCGACGAGATCGGGGCCATGGGACCCATGAAGCTTTCGGCGGTGGACGAATCGCAGGGCGAGCTCGTGAAGATCGCCTTCACTCTGGCGGAACAGGGCCGCATCACGATGGTGGGCCCGGCGGACCGCATGGTGTAG
- a CDS encoding flagellar assembly protein FliH, which yields MKAAGTTKAAPTLAVFAELPASEVVVVRAPVSRSLVRRAPAPPDAAPLGLAARVDEAPPAPLNAPAADPPAVSARSVPVLPDPEPAAPASSPPVSVAEPPPPLPVVPVSQPPVAPLATYPPLHPPPPPAPPPVPQPAIDFAERLAAAIAALRLTSERLAEQARSDALELALLVARRMLEAEVSTNVERFFGVVRSVTRRAGESQRIVVRLHPDDAQRVDAAGGARSLATMAVAQIEIAPDPELEPGDCVVDADFGMVDGRLTTRFEEMRRLLQEAMVGGDA from the coding sequence ATGAAGGCAGCGGGAACGACGAAAGCGGCTCCCACGCTCGCGGTGTTCGCGGAGCTGCCGGCATCCGAGGTGGTGGTGGTGCGCGCCCCGGTGTCGCGCTCGCTGGTGCGGCGCGCGCCGGCCCCGCCCGACGCCGCGCCCTTGGGTCTGGCCGCGCGCGTGGACGAGGCTCCCCCCGCGCCCCTGAACGCCCCAGCGGCCGACCCGCCGGCGGTGTCGGCGCGATCCGTGCCCGTTCTGCCAGACCCCGAGCCTGCTGCGCCTGCCAGCAGTCCCCCGGTGTCGGTGGCCGAGCCGCCGCCGCCGCTCCCTGTCGTTCCGGTGTCGCAGCCCCCCGTGGCGCCCCTTGCCACGTACCCGCCTTTGCATCCACCACCTCCTCCCGCGCCGCCCCCAGTGCCTCAGCCTGCCATCGACTTCGCCGAGCGTCTGGCGGCGGCCATCGCGGCGCTTCGTCTCACGTCGGAGCGTCTGGCTGAACAGGCCCGCTCCGACGCGCTCGAGCTGGCGTTGCTCGTGGCGCGTCGGATGTTGGAAGCCGAGGTCAGCACGAACGTGGAGCGGTTCTTCGGCGTGGTGCGCTCGGTGACCCGCCGTGCAGGTGAGAGCCAGCGTATCGTCGTTCGCCTTCATCCCGACGACGCGCAGAGGGTCGACGCCGCGGGAGGGGCGCGTTCCTTGGCCACCATGGCCGTGGCACAGATCGAGATCGCTCCAGATCCCGAGCTCGAGCCCGGCGATTGCGTGGTGGATGCGGATTTCGGCATGGTCGATGGGCGCCTCACCACACGCTTCGAGGAGATGCGTCGCTTGTTGCAAGAGGCGATGGTGGGGGGCGACGCGTGA
- a CDS encoding flagellar hook assembly protein FlgD, with translation MNVQNLVNETASANTPSTADRVGSKELGKDQFLKLMLAQLQNQDPTQPQDSQAFVAQLAQFSSVEQLENANTRLDDILMAQASNSQIAATSFVGKQASFVSESLTLNAGQPARTTAQLQGEATEVTASIYEDGKVVRTLKLGPQTAGPVNVTWDGRREDGSLAGVGTYKVELDAKNKTGDPVGVSMRQSGSVDGVSFENGAPELLIDGQRVSMSQVIEINQRSNP, from the coding sequence ATGAACGTACAGAACCTCGTCAATGAAACCGCCAGCGCGAACACGCCGTCGACGGCCGATCGCGTGGGTTCCAAGGAGCTTGGAAAAGACCAATTCCTCAAGCTCATGCTGGCCCAGCTGCAGAATCAAGATCCCACGCAGCCGCAAGACAGCCAGGCCTTCGTGGCCCAGCTGGCGCAGTTCTCGTCGGTCGAGCAGCTCGAAAACGCCAACACCCGTCTCGACGACATTTTGATGGCACAGGCCTCGAACTCGCAGATCGCGGCGACGAGCTTCGTCGGCAAACAAGCCTCCTTCGTCTCGGAGTCTCTCACGTTGAATGCCGGACAGCCGGCGCGCACCACCGCACAACTGCAGGGCGAGGCCACCGAGGTCACGGCCAGCATTTACGAGGACGGAAAAGTGGTGCGTACCTTGAAGCTGGGGCCCCAAACCGCCGGGCCGGTGAACGTCACCTGGGATGGCCGCCGGGAGGATGGTTCGCTCGCAGGCGTGGGCACGTACAAGGTGGAGCTCGACGCCAAGAACAAAACGGGCGACCCCGTTGGCGTGAGCATGCGCCAGAGCGGCTCGGTGGACGGGGTTTCGTTCGAGAACGGCGCCCCCGAGCTGCTGATCGACGGTCAACGAGTTTCCATGTCACAGGTGATCGAAATCAACCAAAGGAGTAACCCATGA
- a CDS encoding flagellar hook protein FlgE: protein MSILSALNTGAGGLEANGLELSVVGDNIANASTVGFKASRAVFQDTLARTVIGAGPTQVGLGTRLQTVQRLVSQGTLANTSQPTDLALQGAGYFVVKGEYNGMDAQYYTRAGQFTVDKDGYMVNLSALRVQGYTADAAGVVGTSLGDLKIGNATSPPLATTTLSMRANLEANPAAVAAFSITDPTNTAHFNTSMVVYDSLGQEHQLDVYFRHDDANPGNWEWFALTDGGGQTGGTAGTPVQVANGTLSFGTDGELATFATTAQNFQPLNASAQTLTFNFGTPTAAAGTGLDGITQFASPSVATFLSQDGYASGELSSLTVDGKGQLVGAFSNGRSRVIGQVAVANFTSEGNLNRLGGNLFQQTETSGVPVVGTPGSGGHASISAGVLEQSNVDMGQEFIRLIAAQRGFQANAKTITTADQLLSELMTLKR, encoded by the coding sequence ATGAGCATCCTGTCAGCCCTCAATACAGGTGCCGGCGGCCTGGAGGCGAACGGCCTCGAATTGTCCGTGGTCGGCGATAACATCGCCAACGCGAGCACCGTCGGATTCAAGGCCAGTCGTGCCGTGTTCCAAGACACCTTGGCGCGCACCGTGATCGGCGCTGGTCCTACGCAGGTGGGCCTTGGCACCCGCCTGCAAACCGTGCAGCGCCTTGTCTCACAAGGCACGCTTGCAAACACCAGCCAGCCTACCGATCTGGCCCTACAAGGCGCGGGCTACTTCGTCGTCAAGGGCGAGTACAACGGCATGGACGCGCAGTACTACACCCGCGCGGGGCAGTTCACCGTGGACAAAGACGGGTACATGGTGAACCTGTCGGCTCTGCGCGTGCAGGGCTACACGGCTGATGCCGCCGGTGTCGTGGGCACGTCCCTCGGCGACCTCAAGATCGGCAACGCCACCAGCCCTCCGCTCGCCACGACGACGCTCTCGATGCGCGCCAATCTCGAGGCCAACCCTGCGGCCGTTGCCGCCTTCAGCATCACCGATCCCACGAACACGGCTCACTTCAACACGAGCATGGTCGTTTACGACAGCCTCGGGCAAGAGCACCAGCTCGACGTGTACTTTCGCCACGACGACGCCAACCCGGGCAACTGGGAGTGGTTCGCGCTCACGGACGGCGGCGGGCAAACCGGCGGTACGGCAGGCACGCCCGTGCAGGTCGCCAACGGCACGCTCTCGTTCGGCACCGACGGCGAGCTGGCCACGTTCGCCACCACCGCCCAGAACTTTCAGCCGCTCAACGCCTCGGCGCAGACGCTGACCTTCAACTTCGGCACGCCCACCGCGGCGGCCGGCACCGGGCTCGACGGCATCACCCAGTTCGCCAGCCCGTCGGTGGCCACGTTCCTCAGCCAAGACGGCTACGCCTCGGGTGAACTCTCGAGCCTGACCGTCGACGGCAAGGGGCAGCTGGTGGGCGCCTTCAGCAACGGCCGCTCTCGCGTGATCGGCCAGGTGGCCGTCGCAAACTTCACCTCGGAGGGCAACCTCAACCGGCTGGGAGGCAACCTCTTCCAGCAGACCGAGACCTCGGGCGTCCCCGTGGTGGGAACACCTGGATCCGGCGGGCACGCGTCGATCTCGGCAGGTGTGCTCGAACAGTCGAACGTGGACATGGGCCAGGAGTTCATTCGCCTGATTGCGGCCCAACGTGGTTTTCAGGCCAACGCCAAGACCATCACCACGGCCGATCAGCTCCTCAGCGAGCTCATGACCCTCAAGCGATAA
- a CDS encoding flagellar FlbD family protein, which produces MIFLTRLDGREVVVNSDLIVTVESTPDTMVTLTTGDRLLVRESVDGVVERAVAFRYRTLQGPGTSRQADGARTERTRLPTAPPVPGGQVSDGSSDAKPSSPPSAHGVSGAGGNQANS; this is translated from the coding sequence ATGATCTTCCTGACTCGTCTCGATGGCCGCGAGGTCGTGGTGAACAGCGACCTCATCGTGACCGTCGAATCCACTCCCGACACCATGGTCACCTTGACCACGGGAGATCGCCTGCTGGTGCGCGAATCCGTCGACGGCGTCGTGGAGCGCGCCGTGGCGTTTCGCTACCGCACCCTCCAGGGACCTGGCACGTCGCGCCAGGCAGACGGCGCACGCACCGAGAGGACGCGGCTGCCTACGGCCCCACCGGTGCCGGGCGGACAAGTTTCTGACGGATCTTCCGATGCCAAGCCCTCGAGCCCTCCTTCCGCGCATGGCGTGAGCGGTGCCGGAGGCAACCAAGCGAACTCCTAG
- a CDS encoding flagellar motor protein, with amino-acid sequence MDILSIGGIVLALACILGGQALEGGHAGSLMQLTAAIIVIGGTIGAVAVAFPMKDFMHGIKLAGRVFGTRKDDTEEIIKQVVELATIARRDGVLALEQQIANLQDPFLKRAVSFLVDGVDAAVARESLEAQIYHELEEENFAAKVWESAGGFAPTVGILGAVLGLIHVMENLSDPTKLGPGIAVAFVATVYGVALANLLFLPMANKAKRKIALEKDRKVLIAEGVLAIQAGLNPRVLEDKLNAFAGGHAKSETKE; translated from the coding sequence ATGGACATTCTCTCGATAGGCGGCATCGTTCTGGCGCTCGCGTGCATCTTGGGTGGCCAAGCGCTCGAAGGCGGCCACGCCGGGTCGTTGATGCAGCTGACGGCGGCCATCATCGTCATCGGAGGGACCATCGGCGCGGTTGCCGTGGCCTTTCCCATGAAAGACTTCATGCACGGCATAAAGCTGGCCGGCCGCGTGTTCGGTACCCGCAAAGACGACACCGAAGAGATCATCAAGCAGGTGGTCGAGCTCGCGACGATCGCGCGGCGTGACGGTGTGTTGGCGCTCGAACAACAGATCGCAAACCTTCAAGACCCTTTCCTCAAACGCGCGGTGAGCTTCTTGGTCGATGGCGTTGACGCGGCCGTCGCGCGGGAATCCCTCGAAGCGCAGATTTACCACGAGCTCGAGGAAGAGAACTTCGCCGCCAAGGTATGGGAGTCGGCCGGTGGTTTCGCTCCCACGGTGGGCATCTTGGGCGCCGTGCTCGGTCTCATCCACGTCATGGAGAACCTGTCCGATCCGACCAAGCTGGGTCCTGGTATCGCCGTTGCGTTCGTCGCCACGGTGTACGGGGTCGCCTTGGCGAACCTCCTGTTTTTGCCCATGGCCAACAAGGCCAAACGCAAGATCGCTTTGGAGAAGGACCGAAAGGTCTTGATCGCGGAGGGGGTTCTGGCGATTCAGGCCGGCTTGAACCCGCGGGTCCTCGAGGACAAGCTCAATGCCTTCGCGGGTGGCCACGCGAAGTCAGAAACCAAAGAGTAA
- a CDS encoding OmpA family protein produces MAKRQHHEEHENHERWLVSYADFITLLFAFFVVMYATSRVDRKKTIDVEKSIKFAMHFKGTGGIKELPIFHGPPTDSTVLHSPLRGQDKPKFIDDTRLAENLRKRLQRKLANILQERPEAMKSVIIETEGRRIVVKLGAASFFDPNRAAIRPQMLPVLDAIATELTGLKRPIRVGGHTDDTAVTARPYRDNWDLSSARAASVTSYIQRAFKYDGTLLSAAGYAETRPVASNKTAAGREANRRVEMVVEFSPGETLHTLSH; encoded by the coding sequence TTGGCCAAACGGCAGCATCACGAAGAGCACGAGAACCACGAGCGCTGGCTGGTCTCGTACGCTGACTTCATTACGCTGCTGTTCGCGTTCTTCGTCGTGATGTACGCAACGAGCCGCGTGGATCGCAAAAAGACGATCGACGTGGAAAAATCCATCAAGTTCGCGATGCACTTCAAGGGTACGGGCGGCATCAAGGAGCTTCCCATCTTTCACGGTCCGCCCACGGACAGCACAGTGTTGCATTCTCCCCTGCGCGGCCAGGACAAACCCAAGTTCATCGACGACACGCGGCTTGCCGAGAATCTTCGCAAGCGCTTGCAGCGCAAGCTCGCAAACATCTTGCAAGAGCGCCCGGAGGCGATGAAGTCGGTGATCATTGAAACCGAAGGTCGCCGCATCGTCGTCAAGCTCGGGGCTGCGAGTTTCTTCGATCCGAACCGTGCCGCCATTCGGCCGCAGATGCTGCCCGTGCTGGACGCGATCGCCACGGAGCTCACCGGCCTCAAGCGTCCCATTCGGGTGGGTGGCCATACCGACGATACGGCGGTCACGGCGCGACCCTATAGAGACAACTGGGATTTATCGTCTGCACGGGCGGCTTCGGTCACGAGCTACATCCAGCGGGCCTTCAAATACGACGGGACCCTGCTCTCGGCCGCGGGATACGCAGAGACGCGCCCGGTGGCCAGCAACAAAACCGCCGCGGGCCGCGAGGCGAACCGCAGGGTGGAGATGGTCGTCGAGTTCTCACCGGGGGAGACTCTGCATACCCTCAGCCACTGA